From Drosophila nasuta strain 15112-1781.00 chromosome X, ASM2355853v1, whole genome shotgun sequence, one genomic window encodes:
- the LOC132796511 gene encoding achaete-scute complex protein T5 yields the protein MALGSHKQHYQHQLAPYTKPSYHHQHHHQQQQQSHQQPQQQQHFELSDDSLDGSEQPSMLVGGASVVRRNARERNRVKQVNNGFSQLRQHIPVAIIADLSNGRRGIGPGANKKLSKVSTLKMAVEYIRRLQRLIDDNDQQQQQQQQQQQQQQQQHLSYQQQLQQQQHFYALQQQLQLISPSGSCSSSTSTSTSTSTSSSASNYYATPAATQLKQETTANSSYEDYRNNSCSSGAEDDDILDYISLWQDDL from the coding sequence ATGGCATTGGGCAGCCACAAGCAACACTATCAGCATCAGCTGGCGCCATACACCAAGCCAAGctatcatcatcaacatcatcatcagcagcagcagcaatcacatcagcaaccacaacagcaacaacatttcgAACTTTCCGATGATTCGCTGGATGGCAGCGAGCAGCCATCGATGCTGGTTGGTGGCGCCTCCGTTGTGCGTCGCAATGCACGCGAACGCAACCGCGTCAAGCAGGTGAACAACGGCTTCAGCCAACTGCGCCAACACATTCCCGTTGCCATCATCGCTGATCTGAGCAACGGGCGACGAGGCATCGGACCCGGTGCCAACAAGAAGCTGAGCAAGGTGAGCACACTGAAGATGGCCGTGGAGTACATTCGACGTCTGCAGCGACTCATCGATGACAacgatcagcagcagcagcagcaacaacagcagcagcagcaacagcagcagcaacacttgagctaccagcaacagttgcagcaacagcaacatttctatgcgctgcaacagcaactgcaactgattTCGCccagcggcagctgcagctcctcCACCTCtacctccacctccacctccacttCATCCTCCGCCAGCAACTATTATGCCacgccagcagcaacacaactGAAGCAGGAgacaacagccaacagcagctACGAAGATTATCGCAACAATTCGTGCAGCTCGGGCGCCGAGGATGATGACATCCTTGACTACATCTCACTCTGGCAGGACGATCTCTAG